From the genome of Trachemys scripta elegans isolate TJP31775 chromosome 2, CAS_Tse_1.0, whole genome shotgun sequence:
GCATAAACAAGGCCTTGGTCAAAGTTTCAATGGTGCCGCCATTGGTGACTCGTGAAATCAAATGTATCTTTCTTTGCCTTTTGCTTTTTGGCACTTACTGAGCTAGATACTCATTCAGCCTACTTGCCAGAGGAGATGGACTTCATCTCTGTTCCCAGCAAAGGCTGATACCAAACTGAATCTGCAGTTTGGATCCCCAAAGATCACCTCTACAATCTGCCTCCTTAACCATGAGCTTAGACTACCTATAACTTTCAAATTCCTCCGTGTGTGTGTACGCATGTGCCTGTGTGTACACACgtgtgtaaaaatatatatacaaagtCTGCCTATTATATTATTCTGAGTATGCTGTCAACCTGCCATGCAATTCTTTCCACAGTTCAACAGTATAGAAATAGCAAAGCCAATGTACGTCTGGCTTAGAATGCAAAGGGATCAATACTAATTCATTGGACTTACCTAAGCATGTGTGAGTTTAAACTTACAGCAAAATCAGTTTAAACTACTCCCTACAAATAAAATTAGAAATGGTTTGGTCAGACATAGACCAATCAGAAATTGTCCTTCCAATAATTCCCCCTGAGTCTTGGCTACAATTTATTTGCAATCTGATTAACAATGAATTTGACACATACTGAAAATTGGAGCTCAGGAATGCTGCAGAGGAATTGGTGCATAAATTGAAGTTCTAAAGAATATAATGTAATTGATGCGCAAACATAAACCAATAACAAACCTAAATGAAAGGAGGCTGATGCCCTCTCAAATGGAAATTGCCAAGACCTCTGCCATTGGAAAAAGGGAACACTGCACCAGCACATAGAGATGAatctagggtcagattttcaaaagtgtgccgatttcaatgggaacagagctAGGCTAATGCTGAATGCCTTTGAAAACGTCACACTTGGGGGGGAAATGCCTGGAatatgggtttttgtttttttttagacaTATCAAAGGTTCGCTGTATTGGTGTGAGTCCGCTGCACCCTTTCTGGACAAGGGTGTGTTCATTGTAGTACAGCTGTGACCCTTCAAACAAAGAGCCAAACTCTCTCCTCTACAGATATTTAGGAGTAGGCAACTCAGACCCATCGATCCTGGGCTTCAGCCAAGAGACACAGTGTAATTTGGAAGTGTGGAGCCCCATCCCTCCTTCTGGGCTGGCTGTGCTCTGGGTCAGTGTTATGCTGTCATGAGGTAGAGCAGTCTCAAGGTGGCACTAAATTACTCAGGCTGTCAATAGCCCCAAGCCCCGGCACACTTCCTATGACGgaagctgggaggggaatggagtAGGAGCCGCCACTCTGTGTTGCTGGAGGATCCCCTGGCAATTGACTTGTGGTCGGGATTCGTTACTATTTGACTGCTCTGTGTTGGTGGCCTGGCACAATGTGGGCACAGCATAGCTGAGGATCCAGGCCATTGTTTCCATTCACTCTGTTTCCTGTTTATTTGTTCGGATGAAGTTGGCCCGCGTTGTTGTTTACTAACGGATCCATGAGCTGTGTGACTCTCCAGAGGTTCTTTGCATCTACACACCCACCCTGCTAACCCTTCTCTTCCAATATCAGCATGATTCTTGCACCAACGGTGGCTGTTGCGCCTTCTTTCCCACCCCGTTCATGCCATGAAGTAGCAATCACGTAGGGAGGGGTAACAGATAATGATGCATGAGGCAACATTAAAGTCTGGCCAGATAGCCTCATGGGACTATACTTTGGAGAGAGGGGCCAGCTTCATCCCCCCAGACCTGTGAGAGCTCAAGCGATGAGAAGCACTGCTAGAGTCGCTGCTTGTGGGGTTGTGGAGTCTGCTGTGAAATCAGCCCCCTCCGCCTAAAAACCTTTCAAAAAgggcccaagtgacttgcccaagatcacagaggaaaGCCCTGGCAaagcagagaactgaacccaAGTCTCTCCCGCTCTAAACACGGGGCCATTTGTCCTCTCTGCTGAGCTACCCTATTGtaaatagcaacagagagtcccgtgtcacctttaagactaacagatgtattggagcataagcttttgtgggggaatacccacttcttcagacgcatgtGTCATtcccccacaaaagcttatgctccaatacatctgttaatcttaaaggtgccacaggaccctctattgctttttacagatccagactaacacggctaccctgcTGATCCTATTGTAAATCGTTTGAGAAAGTTAGGTTTGAAGCATATTCCTAGTGAAAATAATTGCTTAGATTGcctaatgcacatgcacaaaattCATCTTGACATTTATTTTACTTAAATGGTAGAAACTAAAAGTAGAGGGGAAGCTGCTTTTCATAGCTTCTCCCAATATTTTTTTCACCCCTTTGAGTTCAGTTTTGGACAGTATCTTACCTTCATCTCTCTCCCATTTCCGGGGGGGGGCAATGCTGAgaaattaaaactttttgttttgttttttggaatacTTGAAACATGATTTATAGTGGGGATGTAAAAATGAGATTCCAATggcttctttcttgttttgttttctgcaggGCTCTGCTTTCACCATGTCAAAGAGGATTAATGATGTCGTCTCTTTCCATTGTGTTCCCCACCTGTCGTCTTGGTAGGATCTAGCTACAGAATGAACATAGCAGCAGTGTTTAATGCCCTACTAGTGTCTGCCCTTGCAGCTGTGCTGTGGAAATACATCAAGCTGCGAGAGCACGTCTTTGTGGTTGAAGAAGAGCTGGTCCTCACTCGCCAGTCCCAGGAACTCTCTCAGGTCCAGATTGACTACCATGCAGCTCTTCAGGCCCTGGTGGAGGACGGTACCAGGATGGTATGCACAGGCAGGATGCACACGGATCGCATCTGCCGCTTTGAGTCCCTCTGTTACTCCACTGAGGCAGAGGAGTTTGTCTTCTTTCACAGCAACGCGTCGGTTATGCTTCCCAACCTGGGTTCCAGGAGATTCCAGCCTGCCTTGCTTGATCTTTCCTCGGTGGAGGACCACAACACCCAATATTTCAACTTTGTGGAACTGCCAGTTGCTGCATTGAAATTCATGCCAAAGCCGGTCTTTGTGCCTGATGTGGCGCTCATCACCAACCGATTCAACCCGGACAACTTGATGCATGTCTTCCACGACGACCTCCTCCCGATCTTCTACACCATGCAGCAGTTCCCAGACTTGGATCTGGAGTCACGACTCTTCTTCATGGAGGGGTGGAGTGAAGGCCTGCACTTCGATCTCTACAAGTTACTGAGTAACAAACAGCCACTCCTCAGAGAGCAGCTTAAAACCCTGGGCAGGCTCCTTTGTTTTACTAAATCTTACGTAGGGCTGTCCAAAATCACCACATGGTACCAATATGGATTTGTTCAGCCACAAGGACCAAAGGCAAACATCTTGGTTTCTGGCAATGAGATCAGGCATTTCACCAAGTTCATGATGGAGAAGCTGAATGTCAGCTTGGAAGAAAGTGCCAGTGAGGAGTATATTGTAGTATTCAGTCGAACAATCAACAGACTAATCCTAAATGAGGCAGAACTAATCTTGGCGCTTGCCCAGGAGTTTCAGATGAAAACCATTACAGTCTCCATAGAGGACCATTCGTTTTCTCACATTGTACGTCTGATCAGCAATGCATCGATGCTGGTCAGCATGCACGGAGCCCAGTTAGTGATGTCTCTCTTCCTGCCAAGAGGGGCCTCTGTCGTGGAGCTGTTTCCTTATGCGATCAACCCCGAACACTACACCCCATACAAAACACTGTCAACGCTCCCTGGCATGGATCTCCAGTACATTGCCTGGCAGAACACTGATCAGGAAAACACTGTAACCTTTCCTGACAGGCCATGGGACCAGGGAGGAATTGCTCACTTAGACAAGGCAGAGCAGGAACGCATAATAAAGAGCAAGGAGGTTCCACGCCACCTCTGCTGTCGGAACCCGGAATGGCTTTTCCGAGTCTACCAAGATACAAAAGTCGACATCCCTTCCCTTATCCAAGTGATCAGGCAAACAGTGAAATTAAAGCCTGGACCCAAGAAGCAGAAGTGGACTGGTGGTCTGTACCCTGGCAAGGTCAGGGATGCTAAGTGTCAAGCCTCTGTCCAAGGTACTAGTGAAGCGAAGCTCTCTGTGTCTTGGCAGATCCCCTGGAACCTTAAGTATCTGAAGGTCAGGGAGGTGAAATATGAAGTGTGGATACAGGAGCAAGGTGAAAACACTTACATGCCTTATATTTTGTCACACCAGAATCATACCTTTTCAGAAAACATTAAGCCATTCACAATATATCTGGTGTGGATCCGCTGCATCTTCAACAAAAATCTCCTTGGACCTTTTGCAGATGTGCTCTTGTGTAGTACgtaacccactctctctctcatgtgtCGAGTCCTGCCATGCACCCCACCCCATCAGTGGTTTTAAAAACCTGTTGTCCTGTAGTTTTTTAGAGGGCTGAAGAGGACCAGACCATGCCAATTCCTAAGTGCCCATTTTATTGCATTTAATGTGTGTATTCTCTAGGTGGCATTTATTTCCATTTGGTGTAAGAGCTCTCTGTTCCTGAAAGTAACCTCCAGAAATGAAATTACAAGCTGAATACCTGTAATTGAAAAGCAGAATGGAAGTGAATCGCGTGTAATTTGGTAGTGATTTGAATCTTTCTGTCGTGCAGTGAGTATTTAAGTGCAGCATTAAACTACAATTAATTATatggctagatggacaattgtcATCATCTTTCCCCattataacttatttttaaaagctgtatcTGTAACCCAAGTACAGGATTTGGTACAAGAGTATTCATTAAATTATTGTAAACCTCTTCAAGAGTTCTTTCCTCTTCGTATCTGTCAAAATGATTGTTTTGTAAGAATTATCCAAGATCGTGGTGAAATGTATGTGTGGGTAGCgctcgcgcgctctctctctctccccctttctttttccttccctccatatTTTGGCTGAGAGGAATAAGACTGCAGCATCaattctgtttaaaaatcagGTTTTACTCTTACCCCAGTAGCAACacaaaaaactgttaaaaggGAGAAGCAACAGATGAAAGATGAAAAGGGATGCGATGGGTAAAACAGCTGAGGGTGGGTAGGTAGTGCAAGCAGTAATTACTATGTTTTAAGGTCTGTTTGCGTTTTGTAAGTTGTAGACTAGTCTACGGTTCTGTAGGATGGGTGGGGAATGGTGGAGGGAGGATGGTGGGGACAGTTTACTCCAACTTAACATTTTACATAAACCTTTTGTTTCCTGAAGTACAGTATAACCCTGTTCACAACAACCACCAAGGGACTAATAATTCTATGGACACTTTAACAGGCGTTGGTTTAATTCTGATTAATAGGTGAGCTCTCTCTTATGAGATCAGAGATTTTACTAGCTGTTAGTAGACAATACTACAGTTAACAGGTAATCACTAGCACACATGTCACTCTATTATACTGAAGAGAAATTGTGTgctgatgggccagattctgatctcggtTACACTGAAGTCCAgaagaactccactgaagtcagtggccagGGCATGGAACCTTTTGTagaagttgggggagggggcaagggcaAAGTGGATTCCAGtgtcccttctcccctcctgcactccctttTCCCCTAGCCCCTGTGCTCTCTCGCGGTGCCCCCGCCCCCTTGGCGCTTGGTGCAGTCAGTCTCCtaccctccagcagctgcacttAGCTCGCTGGGAACCAGCCACACAGCCCGTCCTCCTTCTGCCCTTCCCACCAGCCGTCGTCTGGCCCCTGCAGCACTGTGATCAACTCCCCCCGCTGTGAAGCACAGTCCCTGCCAGTGCCGCTGTGCACCTTCCTGAGGCTTGCAGTGTGGGGAAGCCCTGGCCCCTtgctcccccaaccccacccggTTCTGGTGCTGGTGGTCAGTGGAGTTATTAAAATTTACACTGTGGCTCAATGTGATCAACAGGATCTGGTGCTGTGGTTTTATCCTCTTAATTTGATGGATTTCTGGGGCTCTGGAAAGGGTCAGATGAGGCTCTATCCTGCAATCATCTAAATGAGTAtttccaggattgggcccttaattatGTTGCTTTTGAGAGAGAGGTCTGTCTGACTGGGCTGTATTTATGAAGTAAAACCATGTAGGGTCAGACCTCTGGGTGCCTAAATTAGCCTGCTGCAGAGAAATCAAGGGGATTTGGCCTATGCTGTACTTAATGTCTTATTGGGTAAGGTACTTGAAGAATTTAATTTATAACTAAGGTTAAAGAAACTGGGAAGTGCTTCTTTCCAGTTCTGCAGAGGCAGCTGTGTAGTGGAATGGATTGAGATCCATTAATGGGATACCACCTGAGAAATGAGATTCTCCAGGCGAGATTGTGATACGGGTTTTGAAGTGCTAAAACTGTGTTGATGAATAAAAGGAGggttggaaaataaataaaatgatgtaCAAAAGTAGGCCTTGAGGCTGGTACGTGTTCTGTGAATGCATTTCCAttaagttctgttttgttttcaagcATGGTTTGGGGTTTATTTATGATGAAGTCACATTTGCTTCACAGTTCTATCATCCTGGACGAATGATGATATAGTTGAAAGGGGACTGTTGATATTTCTGTCATCCTCTATGTTCGTAGGACCAGATGAACTACTTGATGAGTAAGGTACTTCCCATTGTAATGGTGGCTGTTTCTGGCCCCTAGATCCGCAAGGTCTCCATCTGAAATGGGCCTTCAAAGGGCTGAACTTTGAATTTCTTCTTTCaagtattcagaaaaaaaatctctttgggtATTAAGCGCTACGTGTTCTGATAAACTCTGCTGATGTGACacacgtacgtgtgtgtgtgtgttgcttagGTGCACCTTTTGTAACATTCATCTTTAGAATGCCATTTTGCCAGCCCTTTACTCGTAATGTGGACTAAccctttttatttaattagtttTCTATTGTAGCTTACTTCCTAATGTTTGCAAATTGGTTACAGCACATTAACTTATTGTCTTCACATAGCCACAGTGGCATCGTAATGTCTCTAAACATAATTGTCTGTAAAAAACCAACAGCTTACAGTAGATACAGATTTACATTTTTTGAACCGTTACATTCTATTGACTTAACACGTATACAAATGTGAGGTGATAAATTGTGCTAGCACCTTTTTCCAGAAGACGATCATACATGCTGGGTTTAGTTTGCGGGCCCAGGTGGCggtagcctgtgatatacaggaggtcagactcgatgatGGTCCTTTCCGGCCTTGAACTTGATTCTGTGCTTTACAAAAACGTGTATGTTCAGGTGTTACTTCCCCCACCAGTGTGTTGCATATTTGTATAAGATAGTAACGAAAACAAAgggtaaacatttttttcctcactaCTAAAGTGTAAAAGAAGGGAAGCTAAACTACAGACATCTTGATTGTAACTGTAGAGATCTTACTAACCCTCACCCCAATACAAGAGTGTCTGCAATAGGGCTTCACTACCCCATCCTGAGCTCACCTTGTGTCTACCAGGTTGCAGTGAAGCTATTCAATGTCAAGGCCCAGACCCTGATCCATAGCTGTTGCAATTCAGCAAAGCTCTATTGACTGCAGtggtgctatgctgatttatgccagctgaagatctggcctggaGTTTTAGCCTTGCCTCTGTAGTTGATTGATTTTTTGTATCTCCACCAAAGCTCAGAGGTTCCATTCCATTTTCTCTTCTGTCGCCCACAATCCATCTGTTTTACTTCCCATGGTCCTTGATGGCTTATGACACAGCCTCCATCTTTCAGGTTGAAGAGAACTTGACGGGGCTTGATTCTGTCAATGCTGCTCCTTAATTAAGCCAAAAGGATTGCTTTGCATTTAATGTACTGCTTATGTATCTCTAACATTCACAGGTGCTCATTCCAAAATGTTGGTAGAAGCCTATTAAGCTAAAGGGGAGCTCCTTTCAAAAAGTAGTAGTAGCAACAGTAAGTCTCTAGTGGGATTGCAACATCGCTCCCTCATGCACACAAAACAAGTACAGTATAACCTCTGTGGCACTCTcaagccttgtctatactactgcggtaagtcaaccctaagttacgctactttaGTTATGTGGATAACATAACtaaagtcgacgtagcttaggtcaacttactgtggtgtctacgccgcgctatgtcgacaggagacactctcctgctgaTTTGACTTACTCTTcttggagagctggagtaccagagtcgacggaagagcgctctgccggtaagtgtagacactgctgtccTGGAGCATGAGAAATGGAAGGCGTTTAAATCCCGGATGCTCTCTTGACAGTACAAAACACTAATAGCAGGCTCTCAAGGCAGCTTAGAAAAGGCCCTTAGCTAGCCTGAAAATATTTACAATGCCTAAttgtctaggacaggggttctcaaacttcattgcaccacaacctccttctgacaacaaaaataacctcacgaccccaggaggtgggggacCAAAGCCttagcccacccaagccccactgcccaagaACGTCAGCTCCAGGtgggaggcctgtaacctgagccctgccatccagggctgaagcctccGGGCTTTGGTTTTGGCCCTGGGCgttggggcttgggcttcggccccagaccccagcaagtgTAATGCTAGCCCTGGTGACCCCTTTAAAATGGgattgcgacccactttggggtcctgacccacagtttgagaactgctggtctaggaTATGAAGAAGAAATATTCTTATTTTAATTGGTATTAAAGCTAGAGCCACAGGACCCCCTTATCTTCCAGTCTCCCACGTAGAATTGGATGGAGGAAAAATGGAATGGAATAAATATTTATCAGATTGCGTATGAAAAGGGATTGAACTGGCAATATTGTTAttcatgggtgggattttcaaaaacacataaGTGATTTAGATGAGGTCccagtgttgtttttttccttttaatggagCTTGTGTTCCCAAGTTATTTGtacgcttttgaaaattccaccctgtAATGAAATGTCCTGCTTTTTCTGTAATCTGACGTGAAGCATGTTTCCTGGGAAGCGTTTGTTACCCAAACTAGTTACAAGAATTTAGACATGGTTTGAGATGGAGACCTGTGAATTAAGTATATCCAGCGGGGTCCTGTCCATAAAGAAGAGCAGTAACAGTCATCTTTTGCTCAACATGCTTGGAAAAACAGTCGCTGTAGTGGTGAGTTCTCTGAAGAACCTGAGAGGAGTTGAAGCAGTTGTACAACGTAAGGAATAAAAAAGAAATCTGGTCAGACAAGCTGTCTCGAGACGAGCCAGAATTGTTTATGAAGGGAGGGACCAATCCCAGGGCAACTCGACTGAATGCTTTTGGAGCGATTGGCAGCTGGAACCTGTGTTTTTAGAGGAAATTGCTAGAGTTCTTATTAGTATGACACTGACTAACAGCAGCTTTCCAGGGACCTGGTATATTGGAAAGTATTAACATTTAAAGTTTAATATTTCTGTATTGTTTGATTATATTTATTGAATGAAATCATTTGAGCTGTTCTTAATCCTACTGCGTGGTTAGTTGTATTCATTGAATGGCTTTTGAAATCCTTGCTCTGTGTAAGAGACAAGTAGGCTACCATTTAGAGTTTAGGTGATTTAAAGTTACGTGACTTGGATTGCTCCCACAGTGGCATACGGGATGAAGGCAGACCATCAGGCTATAAATCAAGACCTGTGATATTGGTCTTGGGTGAATGATACTTTTATATTGATGAAATTCAGTTTCCACTGAGAGGCCGAAGCTCATATTCTCTGCTGAAGGTAAGCCTGCTGAACCATTTGGACGGATGCCGTGCTGGGGGAGTGAGTGGGTGGCAGCTACTACTGGTATTTAGTTGTGCCAGCAACTAGCTGTATTGCACTGCCAATAAAACTCTATTGTAGCTTACCCCAGCACCATTAGTTGTCAAGTTGAAAATACAGAAGGGTAAATCTAATCTGATCAGGCCTGCATCTTCCATCAAATATG
Proteins encoded in this window:
- the POMGNT2 gene encoding protein O-linked-mannose beta-1,4-N-acetylglucosaminyltransferase 2: MNIAAVFNALLVSALAAVLWKYIKLREHVFVVEEELVLTRQSQELSQVQIDYHAALQALVEDGTRMVCTGRMHTDRICRFESLCYSTEAEEFVFFHSNASVMLPNLGSRRFQPALLDLSSVEDHNTQYFNFVELPVAALKFMPKPVFVPDVALITNRFNPDNLMHVFHDDLLPIFYTMQQFPDLDLESRLFFMEGWSEGLHFDLYKLLSNKQPLLREQLKTLGRLLCFTKSYVGLSKITTWYQYGFVQPQGPKANILVSGNEIRHFTKFMMEKLNVSLEESASEEYIVVFSRTINRLILNEAELILALAQEFQMKTITVSIEDHSFSHIVRLISNASMLVSMHGAQLVMSLFLPRGASVVELFPYAINPEHYTPYKTLSTLPGMDLQYIAWQNTDQENTVTFPDRPWDQGGIAHLDKAEQERIIKSKEVPRHLCCRNPEWLFRVYQDTKVDIPSLIQVIRQTVKLKPGPKKQKWTGGLYPGKVRDAKCQASVQGTSEAKLSVSWQIPWNLKYLKVREVKYEVWIQEQGENTYMPYILSHQNHTFSENIKPFTIYLVWIRCIFNKNLLGPFADVLLCST